A section of the Cuniculiplasma divulgatum genome encodes:
- a CDS encoding Lrp/AsnC ligand binding domain-containing protein, with protein sequence MEVEELTATMGKYYGARIVTAIVGIEADVNKVESIAGSIVKFKNVEDVFVVTGDYDILLKVRFPDYEEFQGFLVNDLGRIDGIKRTRTMMVLTIKKEMGQKIGE encoded by the coding sequence ATGGAAGTAGAGGAACTCACGGCGACAATGGGCAAATATTATGGTGCAAGAATAGTAACTGCTATTGTGGGCATAGAGGCCGACGTTAACAAGGTTGAAAGCATTGCAGGCAGCATTGTGAAATTCAAGAACGTCGAGGATGTCTTTGTGGTTACTGGTGATTATGATATTTTGTTGAAAGTAAGATTTCCGGACTATGAAGAGTTCCAGGGGTTCCTTGTTAACGACCTCGGAAGGATAGATGGAATTAAGAGGACCAGGACGATGATGGTTCTCACAATAAAGAAGGAAATGGGACAAAAAATAGGAGAATGA
- the ribB gene encoding 3,4-dihydroxy-2-butanone-4-phosphate synthase, with the protein MISEAIQSLKSGKPILIFDSQDREGETDIVFPSQFVNIEAMKFMRKNGGGLICTTMKETDAAKIGLPFIEDFYREHLGLGQKVLDTSDLRYDTNSSFSVTINHRNTFTGVPDRDRAFTISAFASYLQALPAYNGTARDIFSSQFRIPGHVILLIARDGYFARRRGHTELSTYLVESAGLIPSATIVEMLDDNGYSLSHDKARKFAGEHSLTFIEGKYIIDQWANDQGHGYGSF; encoded by the coding sequence ATGATATCAGAAGCCATTCAGAGCCTGAAGTCAGGTAAACCCATCCTGATCTTTGATTCCCAGGATAGGGAGGGCGAAACAGATATAGTTTTTCCATCACAATTCGTCAATATTGAAGCAATGAAATTCATGAGGAAAAATGGTGGCGGCCTCATCTGCACCACCATGAAGGAGACTGATGCAGCCAAGATAGGCCTGCCTTTCATCGAGGATTTTTACAGGGAGCATCTTGGACTTGGGCAGAAGGTACTTGACACTTCAGATCTGAGATATGATACCAACAGCTCATTTTCCGTGACAATAAATCACAGGAACACATTCACTGGCGTCCCTGACAGAGACAGGGCATTCACCATTTCGGCATTCGCGTCCTATCTGCAGGCCCTTCCTGCATATAACGGTACAGCACGGGATATTTTCTCGAGCCAGTTCAGAATTCCGGGGCATGTGATACTCCTGATTGCAAGGGATGGATACTTCGCCAGAAGAAGAGGACACACCGAACTCAGTACATACCTTGTTGAAAGTGCTGGCCTCATTCCCTCGGCAACAATTGTTGAGATGCTTGATGACAATGGCTATTCTCTTTCCCATGACAAAGCCAGGAAATTTGCAGGAGAACATTCGCTAACATTTATAGAAGGAAAATACATCATCGACCAGTGGGCGAATGATCAGGGTCATGGCTACGGGAGTTTTTGA
- a CDS encoding tRNA (guanine-N2)-dimethyltransferase produces the protein MIIKEGFARISVPETHSRKGPGTRSAGFYNNEQVINRDLTILVLSKLRPKNYLDGFGATGVRAIRVAVELGIESSISEINTISVRKIEENLAMNNVTASVHKEPFQSVVSKGLYDFIDIDPYGSAVPYLDVALSSVKNGGYLGITATDLSVLTGSVPSKTRRKYGAFIANDAHRHEAGIRLMLADVVKRAASMDRYITPIISFWHGHFYRIIVRVRNGSMKADRSLDLVSTVNFNKMYSNYYEDIEQGPVWKGDLEDFSIITESLALRPGSVLETSVNFASKIIDENASLMFFEITDAARSMGMSLPRVNDLIEELGKTGFSAYRTHFSTTGIKFSGTWQQFTEAFVSALRKT, from the coding sequence TTGATCATAAAGGAAGGGTTTGCAAGGATATCTGTTCCTGAGACTCACAGCAGAAAAGGTCCGGGAACAAGATCAGCCGGCTTTTACAACAATGAACAGGTAATTAACAGGGATCTGACCATCCTTGTGCTTTCAAAGCTCAGGCCGAAAAACTATCTTGATGGCTTTGGGGCAACCGGCGTGAGGGCAATTCGGGTAGCAGTTGAACTCGGAATCGAATCATCTATTTCCGAGATAAATACAATTTCCGTACGGAAAATAGAAGAGAATCTCGCAATGAACAATGTCACAGCGTCCGTCCATAAGGAGCCCTTTCAATCAGTGGTATCAAAGGGACTGTATGATTTCATTGATATTGATCCCTACGGTTCAGCAGTGCCCTATCTGGATGTGGCTCTGTCATCTGTAAAGAACGGGGGGTATCTTGGCATAACTGCAACAGATCTGTCTGTCTTGACAGGTTCAGTGCCATCCAAAACAAGGAGAAAGTACGGCGCATTCATTGCCAACGATGCTCACCGTCACGAAGCCGGTATCAGGTTGATGCTTGCGGATGTGGTCAAGCGTGCTGCGTCCATGGACCGCTACATAACTCCCATCATCTCCTTCTGGCACGGTCATTTTTACAGAATTATCGTCAGAGTCAGGAACGGATCAATGAAGGCAGACAGATCCCTTGATCTGGTTTCAACAGTGAATTTCAATAAAATGTATTCAAATTACTATGAGGACATTGAACAGGGGCCCGTATGGAAAGGCGATCTGGAGGATTTCTCCATCATTACAGAGTCGCTCGCACTTCGGCCCGGATCTGTTTTGGAAACGTCCGTTAACTTCGCGTCCAAAATTATTGACGAGAACGCATCGCTGATGTTCTTTGAGATAACTGATGCGGCAAGGTCAATGGGCATGAGTCTTCCCAGGGTGAATGATCTTATAGAAGAACTTGGTAAAACTGGCTTCAGCGCGTACAGAACACACTTTTCTACAACTGGAATAAAGTTCTCCGGTACATGGCAGCAGTTTACTGAAGCATTTGTCTCGGCATTGCGGAAGACATAA
- a CDS encoding NTPase, with the protein MAVKIGITGPVGSIKAEALHKIIDMLEKDGTVVQGVLVSEITEHGKLLGYSLFDISTKKKITFAQAGIISRIKIDKLGVDTRLLEEILVPSLQKARESADVIVIDEIGKLENTTRNIQEEIETTLKSEKPLIVTLHKKSRNPVLQEIRALEGIRVFDITPINKSTLPFKVLRVIRGEEGP; encoded by the coding sequence ATGGCAGTTAAAATCGGCATTACAGGGCCCGTGGGATCAATAAAAGCAGAAGCCCTTCACAAGATAATAGACATGCTTGAAAAGGATGGGACAGTTGTTCAGGGAGTTCTTGTATCGGAGATAACAGAACACGGCAAGCTTCTGGGCTATTCGCTCTTTGACATCAGTACCAAGAAGAAGATTACGTTTGCCCAGGCTGGCATAATCTCCCGGATCAAGATAGACAAGCTGGGTGTGGATACACGCCTTCTTGAGGAGATTCTTGTCCCCAGTCTTCAAAAGGCCAGGGAAAGCGCTGATGTTATTGTTATCGATGAGATAGGTAAACTTGAAAATACCACAAGAAACATTCAGGAAGAAATAGAGACAACCCTGAAGTCAGAAAAACCTCTCATTGTCACGCTTCACAAAAAATCCAGAAACCCTGTTTTGCAGGAGATCAGGGCACTTGAGGGGATCCGCGTTTTCGATATAACGCCCATCAACAAGAGCACGCTTCCATTCAAGGTTCTCAGGGTCATAAGAGGGGAAGAAGGACCATAA
- a CDS encoding dihydroneopterin aldolase family protein, with protein sequence MRDPASKFFNCTDRERAIFEAGIKLGTIYHQYVGAPLNLSNVESLEKAIEESAMVQPFVEEAHVKIDKEIISKKQGVYKYITLAGEMLNVTIVIKYNDENITARLRYVPEIDYPLMYVEG encoded by the coding sequence ATGCGCGATCCGGCTTCTAAATTTTTCAATTGTACTGACAGGGAGAGAGCCATATTCGAGGCGGGTATTAAATTGGGTACAATCTACCACCAGTATGTGGGGGCACCCCTGAACCTCAGCAACGTGGAATCGCTGGAGAAGGCAATCGAAGAGAGCGCCATGGTTCAGCCATTTGTTGAGGAAGCGCATGTCAAGATCGACAAGGAGATAATATCAAAGAAGCAGGGAGTTTACAAGTATATCACTCTGGCCGGGGAAATGCTGAATGTTACCATAGTAATCAAATACAATGACGAAAATATTACAGCAAGGCTCAGGTACGTTCCGGAGATAGATTACCCGCTGATGTATGTGGAAGGATGA
- a CDS encoding HD domain-containing protein: MANNTFKIIQDPINGPVKVPYNLQMIIDTPEFQRLRYIRQLGMCHLVFPGANHTRFEHSLGSMYLAQMFADTLEIEERDLFIVASLLHDIGHPPLSHGAEETFEKITGLDHLHAGVKIILGQGDFSGSSIPGVLESIGISPHDVADVLLFKSRSKRLISRLVSGPIDVDELDYLRRDAMYTGVAMGNVDHRRILNVAKIVGDDVAIEEKGIGTLESILISRILMYSSVYFHKTSRIAQIMSAYAIDQNIDKFRHPFSMTDNNFYSIISHDTSMISTQIMNRNLHKPVLRFHYTSELLTLIKDALIKSDLEEWEYIIDVIPPLDFAGPGRVKSDMNVLSDNELADVTSLSPLIRTLRETLEKKSIIVSSRLARIDRVKELLGIIH, from the coding sequence ATGGCAAACAATACCTTCAAAATTATCCAGGATCCAATAAACGGCCCCGTTAAAGTTCCATACAATCTGCAGATGATCATTGACACCCCAGAATTTCAGAGATTGAGATACATCAGGCAGCTTGGAATGTGCCATCTTGTATTTCCGGGAGCCAATCATACAAGGTTTGAGCATTCACTTGGTTCGATGTACCTGGCCCAGATGTTTGCAGACACCCTTGAAATTGAGGAGAGAGACCTCTTTATTGTGGCATCACTGCTCCACGACATTGGCCATCCACCACTGAGTCATGGAGCGGAAGAAACATTTGAGAAGATCACTGGCCTGGATCACCTCCACGCTGGAGTTAAGATAATACTAGGGCAGGGTGATTTCTCCGGCAGCAGTATACCTGGGGTCCTTGAGAGTATAGGCATCAGTCCTCATGACGTAGCTGATGTTCTATTGTTTAAATCGAGATCGAAAAGACTCATTTCAAGACTGGTGAGCGGTCCCATTGATGTTGATGAATTGGACTACCTAAGGCGAGATGCCATGTACACTGGTGTTGCCATGGGGAACGTAGATCACAGGAGGATACTCAATGTTGCTAAAATTGTGGGGGATGACGTGGCCATTGAGGAAAAGGGTATCGGTACACTTGAATCCATTTTGATTTCGAGGATATTGATGTACAGTTCTGTTTATTTTCACAAGACATCTCGAATTGCACAGATAATGAGCGCATATGCCATAGACCAGAACATTGATAAGTTCAGGCATCCGTTTTCAATGACTGACAATAACTTTTATTCAATAATATCACACGATACCAGTATGATATCAACGCAGATAATGAACAGAAATTTGCACAAACCAGTCTTGAGATTTCATTATACATCGGAACTGCTGACATTGATAAAGGATGCACTCATTAAAAGCGACCTTGAGGAATGGGAATACATAATTGATGTCATTCCGCCACTGGATTTTGCTGGCCCCGGGCGGGTCAAATCAGATATGAATGTGCTCAGTGACAATGAACTGGCAGATGTAACGAGCCTTTCTCCACTCATAAGGACTCTCAGGGAAACTCTTGAGAAAAAATCCATCATAGTTTCATCGAGATTGGCAAGAATTGATCGCGTAAAGGAACTCCTTGGAATCATTCACTGA
- a CDS encoding UPF0147 family protein translates to MDSKLFEEVLYLLDELAQDTTVPKNVRKTAQDSKTRLQNDKESLDIRCATAVSLLDDMANDPNVPSHGRAALYTVISRLEALAKS, encoded by the coding sequence ATGGATAGCAAATTGTTTGAAGAGGTGCTGTATTTGTTGGATGAACTGGCACAGGACACAACAGTTCCGAAAAATGTAAGGAAAACAGCCCAGGATTCCAAAACTCGACTGCAGAATGACAAGGAGAGTCTTGATATCAGATGTGCAACAGCCGTGTCCTTGCTGGATGACATGGCTAATGATCCAAATGTTCCCTCACACGGGAGAGCTGCGCTTTATACAGTCATCAGCAGGCTTGAGGCTCTGGCTAAATCCTGA
- a CDS encoding DUF87 domain-containing protein, translating into MIRQRIPTNILNYQPTLLGIEIWRLLSVFMLAVISFLLYRLTGNYASLFVMFPVILIIFKFRNHTILEVFIGWAGYTMGRKTVENRSSIRITDHGEITTFAMGSSFFTITEIEGIDILEMRNSEQYRIYNSLEKIINDAEMKLSFLTISMADHGEYPGYGQQRIRNFAIVQDQRSFKNGLDEEIVLLTEKIRSGLDSMGFTLRGAGIVQLQEILAEDGYRQSGNTGSSDSVAVGSMEMISLIRRYRHFNKSSRYFAYLSLKDSNYELGSSYIEVLRSMGIDFAITVSSKNVEVAHSSEYLKRIIAERSAEMRNAGSSYTNSGNRLKLQVQDGKHMLELLQSSGIRPTIATATLRIFADHPAILKENISRVENAIKKIGLEFVSISAGWRISGNSIPIGIEPHVNYLMNTRSVSSILPFLSAGNAQRHGIRLGYDDLNEQPVYLDFFRGPSHNSIILGETGSGKSFFAKYIISRYMEQRSDLSIIIFDPLEEYSCSFFKSNCSVIEVNDMEDVSSLRESITKTWENNHNSSESSRISVVRPGTVKDESWDSRLHGILSAVMNTTDVLSGNKIVILDECHLFLKSRANTQILDSLVRHSRHSGTAIISISQNVTDFMANESRSIIYNSANIFLFRTRSLTESYVEALKLDDFDIEPPETLAGGKGYSYSECIYSDGNYARKLRILPDSGENYPT; encoded by the coding sequence ATGATAAGGCAGCGAATCCCGACAAATATCCTGAACTATCAGCCAACATTGCTGGGCATAGAAATCTGGAGGCTGCTGTCGGTCTTTATGCTTGCAGTGATCTCATTTCTACTGTACAGGCTGACAGGAAACTATGCGTCACTGTTTGTAATGTTCCCGGTTATCCTTATAATCTTCAAATTCCGCAATCACACTATTCTGGAAGTTTTCATTGGATGGGCGGGATATACCATGGGAAGGAAGACTGTAGAAAATCGATCCAGCATAAGGATTACAGACCACGGAGAAATTACCACATTCGCTATGGGCAGTTCGTTTTTCACCATTACCGAAATAGAGGGAATAGACATCCTGGAGATGCGGAACAGCGAGCAGTACAGAATCTATAATTCACTGGAGAAAATCATTAATGATGCAGAGATGAAACTTAGTTTCCTGACAATTTCCATGGCCGATCATGGGGAATACCCCGGATATGGCCAGCAAAGAATCCGGAACTTCGCTATTGTGCAGGACCAGCGTTCATTTAAAAACGGATTGGATGAAGAAATAGTATTACTTACGGAAAAAATCAGAAGTGGTCTGGATTCCATGGGTTTTACCCTTAGAGGTGCCGGTATTGTCCAGCTACAGGAAATACTGGCTGAGGACGGTTACAGGCAGTCAGGAAATACCGGGAGTTCTGATTCCGTTGCTGTAGGTTCAATGGAGATGATTTCACTGATCCGCAGGTACAGGCATTTCAATAAGTCTTCAAGATATTTTGCATATCTTTCACTGAAGGATTCCAACTATGAATTAGGGTCTTCATATATTGAGGTACTCAGATCAATGGGAATAGATTTTGCCATCACTGTATCATCTAAAAATGTGGAAGTAGCTCATTCCTCGGAATATTTGAAGCGCATCATAGCTGAGAGGTCCGCAGAAATGAGAAATGCCGGTTCAAGTTACACAAATTCCGGCAACAGGCTGAAGCTTCAGGTGCAGGACGGAAAGCATATGCTTGAACTTCTGCAGAGCAGTGGCATTCGTCCCACAATAGCAACTGCGACCCTGAGAATATTTGCGGATCATCCTGCAATTCTTAAGGAAAACATCTCAAGGGTGGAAAATGCCATAAAAAAAATCGGACTTGAATTTGTATCAATAAGTGCTGGGTGGAGGATTTCAGGTAACTCCATACCAATTGGCATAGAACCTCACGTTAATTACCTGATGAACACAAGATCAGTCTCATCCATTCTTCCGTTTCTATCAGCGGGTAATGCACAAAGACATGGCATAAGGCTGGGTTATGATGATCTTAACGAACAACCTGTTTATCTGGATTTTTTCAGGGGACCATCGCACAATTCGATTATACTGGGAGAAACAGGATCAGGAAAGTCATTCTTTGCCAAGTATATAATCTCACGATACATGGAGCAAAGGAGTGATCTGTCAATAATCATCTTTGATCCACTTGAAGAATACAGCTGCTCATTTTTCAAATCTAACTGTTCAGTCATCGAGGTCAATGATATGGAAGATGTCAGTAGCCTGCGTGAAAGTATTACCAAGACATGGGAAAATAATCACAATTCCAGTGAATCTTCCCGCATATCTGTTGTGCGACCGGGCACAGTCAAAGACGAATCGTGGGATAGCAGACTGCATGGGATATTAAGTGCAGTAATGAACACAACGGACGTTCTATCTGGAAACAAGATAGTCATATTGGATGAATGCCATCTCTTTCTCAAAAGCAGGGCCAACACTCAGATTCTGGATTCTCTTGTGAGGCATTCAAGGCACTCCGGAACTGCCATAATCAGCATATCTCAGAACGTGACGGATTTCATGGCGAATGAAAGTCGTTCCATAATCTATAACAGTGCCAATATCTTCCTCTTCAGGACCAGAAGCCTGACGGAAAGCTATGTGGAGGCGCTCAAGCTTGATGATTTCGACATTGAGCCTCCTGAAACACTGGCTGGTGGAAAAGGGTACTCCTACTCAGAATGTATTTATTCCGATGGCAACTATGCCAGAAAATTACGTATTCTTCCAGATTCCGGAGAGAATTATCCCACCTGA
- a CDS encoding ArsR family transcriptional regulator — protein MVLSEVNDKLARYLIISDIPRSVAYTLVYIRDKGEVTSVEIERETGLRQPEVSIAMQWLRRKGWINKRNMKKEGKGRPVHGYRLSKEFNEILDEIIGELANKISEINENIEQLKTFRD, from the coding sequence ATGGTACTATCTGAAGTAAATGACAAACTGGCAAGGTATCTGATAATATCGGACATACCTCGAAGTGTGGCCTATACACTTGTCTACATACGCGACAAGGGCGAGGTCACGAGCGTTGAAATTGAGAGAGAAACTGGATTGCGCCAGCCGGAAGTATCCATAGCCATGCAGTGGCTCAGAAGAAAGGGCTGGATTAACAAAAGGAACATGAAGAAAGAAGGGAAAGGCAGGCCGGTCCACGGTTACAGGCTATCTAAAGAATTCAATGAAATACTTGATGAAATTATTGGTGAGCTTGCAAACAAAATTAGCGAAATAAATGAAAACATTGAGCAGCTGAAAACCTTCAGGGATTAA
- a CDS encoding ABC transporter ATP-binding protein: protein MLHSQEYAIQARNIVKSYDGRHNAVDGISFDVAKGEIYGLLGKNGAGKSTTIKMLTTLIKPTSGTIEVLGMEPFRQSIQIRKRIGVVQQSESFDFATVENNLRIYGMLWEVPREVVSARIEELLDLFELTEFRKVRAFELSGGQKKKLQVARELVHDMDILFLDEPTVGMDPIMRRRILDSIKDRVKNGLTVLFTTHFLEEADYICDRIAIMSEGKIRVEGTSSELKEKYGGLRTLEIITRENESPDGMDRLREQLVSSDLASEVKGQGKTITILGKSISRNLDQILSSLKTQGINIDSINLRDATLDDVFIEVVNS from the coding sequence ATGCTCCATTCCCAGGAATATGCTATTCAGGCAAGGAACATTGTGAAATCATACGACGGCAGACATAATGCTGTGGATGGCATATCATTCGATGTTGCAAAAGGCGAAATTTACGGTCTCCTAGGCAAGAATGGAGCTGGAAAGAGCACCACCATTAAGATGCTCACCACACTCATAAAACCAACATCCGGAACAATAGAGGTGCTTGGTATGGAACCATTCAGACAGTCCATCCAGATACGGAAGCGTATTGGAGTGGTGCAGCAGTCTGAATCCTTCGACTTTGCCACAGTGGAGAACAACCTCAGGATATACGGGATGCTCTGGGAGGTTCCACGTGAGGTTGTGAGTGCAAGAATCGAAGAGCTTTTGGATCTATTTGAGCTGACAGAATTCCGCAAGGTCCGTGCTTTTGAGCTTTCTGGCGGACAGAAGAAGAAACTGCAGGTAGCAAGGGAACTGGTTCACGACATGGATATCCTGTTTCTGGATGAGCCCACTGTTGGCATGGACCCTATAATGAGAAGGCGGATACTCGACAGCATCAAGGACAGGGTAAAAAACGGACTAACAGTCCTTTTCACGACGCATTTTCTGGAAGAGGCGGACTACATCTGTGACAGAATAGCAATTATGTCGGAGGGGAAAATCAGGGTGGAAGGGACGTCGTCAGAATTAAAGGAAAAATACGGAGGGCTCAGGACCCTGGAGATCATAACAAGGGAGAACGAATCGCCAGATGGGATGGATCGTCTCCGGGAGCAACTGGTTTCTTCTGATCTTGCCAGCGAAGTTAAGGGGCAGGGCAAAACCATAACAATTCTGGGCAAGTCCATTTCGCGAAACCTGGACCAGATACTTTCTTCATTGAAAACTCAGGGAATAAATATTGACAGCATCAACCTGAGAGATGCAACCCTGGATGATGTTTTCATAGAGGTGGTGAATTCCTGA
- the rimI gene encoding ribosomal protein S18-alanine N-acetyltransferase, producing MKIVPFQASHLDGIVLLELRAFPVGPYTRRMLEHVFRNPQAFSLVAVEDESVVGYVVALPLGDQSADIESIAVDPDYQGTGTGGLLLDAIEREMSSRGFLNSVLEVRDRNIQAINFYRKHGYEITEHMPKYYHELYEGSRGAYRMIKDLKKN from the coding sequence GTGAAGATCGTCCCCTTTCAGGCATCACATCTAGATGGCATAGTATTACTTGAACTGAGGGCATTTCCTGTGGGCCCTTACACACGGAGAATGCTTGAACATGTTTTCAGAAATCCGCAGGCATTCAGCCTTGTTGCTGTTGAGGATGAAAGTGTTGTGGGCTATGTGGTGGCTCTGCCCCTTGGAGATCAATCGGCAGATATAGAGAGCATAGCGGTTGATCCAGACTATCAGGGAACGGGAACGGGAGGTTTACTGCTTGACGCCATAGAGAGGGAGATGTCTTCGAGAGGTTTTTTGAATTCTGTTCTTGAGGTCAGGGACAGAAACATTCAGGCAATTAATTTTTACAGAAAACATGGCTACGAGATCACGGAGCACATGCCAAAGTACTATCACGAGCTTTACGAGGGATCAAGAGGAGCTTATCGCATGATAAAGGACCTCAAGAAGAATTGA
- a CDS encoding ABC transporter permease — translation MHAPAFLRLTYRNIRVNMDLGTMIFMLGLPALYLLVMGTMLQNIIPGVELNSSRVSYTHFLGPGIVAMQTLTAGNIGGGMLWSDRRWGMFEQLLVGPFKRTDYLLGIIMVAIIFAVAGSLIMLGLSVSISGGFILSWISVSLTLFSIILGTMLFSSLFLIISTLAKTMQTYNTITIALFFVLDFASSAFYPIPTTSDAVIRAISLSNPLTYIVDVTRTALIGVPDTTTYMYAIAMLVLTIVLFAIARLLYRTVRSGV, via the coding sequence ATGCATGCGCCTGCATTCCTGAGACTGACCTATCGGAATATCAGGGTGAACATGGATCTGGGAACCATGATATTCATGCTAGGCCTTCCAGCACTTTATCTACTGGTAATGGGAACAATGCTCCAGAACATAATTCCTGGTGTGGAACTCAATTCCTCAAGGGTATCATACACACATTTCCTTGGCCCAGGGATAGTTGCTATGCAGACCCTGACGGCAGGAAATATTGGCGGCGGGATGCTATGGAGTGACAGGAGATGGGGGATGTTCGAGCAGCTTCTTGTGGGTCCCTTCAAGAGAACGGATTACCTCCTTGGAATAATAATGGTGGCAATCATCTTCGCCGTCGCCGGGAGCCTTATAATGCTGGGCCTTTCAGTTTCAATATCAGGCGGCTTTATCCTGTCTTGGATCTCAGTCTCACTTACCCTTTTCTCCATCATACTTGGAACTATGCTCTTCTCATCGCTGTTTCTCATTATATCAACGCTTGCCAAAACCATGCAAACATACAACACAATCACCATCGCCCTGTTCTTCGTGCTGGATTTCGCCAGTTCGGCATTTTACCCAATCCCGACAACCAGCGACGCAGTGATCAGGGCAATATCTCTTAGCAATCCCCTGACATACATTGTTGATGTGACACGAACTGCACTCATTGGCGTACCTGACACAACCACTTACATGTATGCCATCGCCATGTTAGTTCTGACCATAGTGTTGTTTGCAATTGCCAGGCTACTTTACAGAACTGTGAGAAGTGGGGTCTAA
- the rpiA gene encoding ribose-5-phosphate isomerase RpiA, translating into MTPEEMKKAAAIEALKLVRDGMVLGIGTGSTVNYFIDALKDLVAQGVRIRGVATSIESSERARAAGVNVEEDYAGNVDLDVDGADEMDGSGNLVKGGGGALLREKIVAYNSRNVCIIADESKLKENGIGTFRVPVEVLPYLNQMTRNQVEKIGGICIFRENGKYRTDNGNMVMDCDFGIIKNPPEMERKIKMIPGVMEVGLFSNLATMAIVAGQDGIRTLNFKNFNP; encoded by the coding sequence GTGACTCCCGAAGAAATGAAAAAAGCGGCAGCAATTGAAGCCCTGAAACTTGTCAGAGACGGAATGGTACTGGGGATAGGAACAGGTTCTACTGTGAATTATTTCATAGACGCACTGAAGGATCTTGTTGCCCAGGGCGTCAGGATCAGGGGTGTTGCAACATCAATAGAAAGTTCGGAGAGGGCCAGGGCAGCAGGCGTGAATGTTGAAGAAGATTACGCAGGAAACGTTGATCTTGATGTGGATGGCGCAGATGAGATGGATGGTTCAGGCAATCTTGTCAAGGGCGGCGGAGGGGCACTTCTCAGAGAGAAGATAGTGGCCTACAACAGCAGGAATGTCTGTATAATAGCAGATGAGAGTAAACTAAAAGAGAATGGCATTGGAACATTCAGGGTCCCTGTAGAGGTCCTTCCTTATCTGAACCAGATGACGCGAAACCAGGTTGAAAAGATCGGTGGAATTTGCATCTTCAGGGAGAATGGGAAGTACCGTACAGATAACGGAAACATGGTGATGGATTGCGATTTTGGAATAATAAAGAATCCACCGGAAATGGAAAGAAAGATCAAGATGATACCTGGTGTTATGGAAGTTGGACTGTTTTCAAACCTTGCCACCATGGCCATTGTGGCTGGCCAGGATGGCATCAGGACCTTGAATTTTAAGAATTTTAATCCCTGA
- a CDS encoding acyl-CoA thioesterase yields MGFKMVMEKKSWKDSFTELQRLVLPPDTNIFSDLYGGRLVEWIDNVAAIVAAKHSRRRTVTGSIDSLFFLSPIHMGDIVHLTGRINYVTRSTMEIEVDVYSEEGLTGEKSFTTTCFLTYVAINQDSRPTEVPGLILETEDEIQRFKQGEARSVARHQNLVEAKKKLTDFSQ; encoded by the coding sequence ATGGGATTCAAGATGGTGATGGAAAAAAAATCCTGGAAAGATTCATTCACAGAATTGCAGAGGCTCGTGCTTCCTCCGGACACAAACATTTTCAGTGACCTCTATGGTGGAAGGCTTGTTGAATGGATAGACAATGTCGCAGCCATTGTTGCGGCAAAGCACTCTCGCCGGAGAACTGTTACGGGTAGCATTGACAGTCTCTTTTTCCTCTCTCCAATACACATGGGGGATATAGTGCACCTTACCGGAAGGATAAATTATGTAACAAGGTCCACAATGGAGATAGAAGTCGATGTGTATTCAGAAGAAGGCCTAACCGGAGAGAAAAGTTTCACAACCACCTGTTTCCTGACATACGTTGCCATAAATCAGGACAGCAGGCCCACTGAGGTGCCAGGACTCATACTTGAGACCGAAGATGAAATCCAGAGGTTCAAGCAGGGAGAAGCCAGAAGTGTGGCCAGGCATCAGAATCTGGTTGAGGCCAAGAAAAAACTCACGGATTTCTCCCAGTGA